TAGGGCAGACATTCTCGCATAGAGCGTGTAGTGATTTCATCAATCATCTGAGAAAAAGCATATAACAACTCCAACTCGACCTCCATAAGCAGTGTATAATGAACGCTCAAAATCTGCCCTACAGCCACCAAGGCCCCTACGGAGGCCAGCATCCACAGGCACAAGGACCTCCGAGCCCGATTCCGGGACAGATGGCGGGCCATCAGTCCTCCTATAGCTACGGATCAGCTCCCGCCGGTTCTTTGCAAAGCCAGCCGTCGACTTATCAGCCTCCGTATTCTCCAGCAGGTGCTCTAGGACAGCAATACCcggggcagcagcaatacccagggcagcagcaatatccGGGACAGCAGCAATATCCAGGACAGCAACAATACCCAGGGCAGCAACAATACCCGggacagcaacaacaatatCCTGGATATGAATACAACAACCAGCCCACTCAACGTGATCAACACTATACCTACCAGCCCATCCAGCAATCGCAAAATTCGCCATATTCACTTCAACCATACGGCGCTCCGGTAAGGAATAGTCAACTTACCTATATATGTAACATATCTCTGACACGAGAAGCAGCCacctcaacagcagcaacagccactACAGCaatatcagcagcagcacctccAACCTGGCTATGCTCCCGGCCCTGACCAGCAGCCATTTAGCCACAATATCCAACCGACACCGGCCTCTCCAGGGTACGATGAGAATCAAAAGCTTATGGTGCAGCGTACACATGTAGACACCTCAGTCGACGTAGGAGATCTTCGACAAGCCATGAAAGGAATAGGCTGCGATGAGCGTGCCCTTGTCCGCGTCTTTACCAATTCAAAGTACCAAAACCCATGGGCACTTCAACAGCTGCGACATGACTACGATGTTCGATTCGATCGCAatctggaagaggaaatcACGAAGGAAACTCGAGGAGATTTCAAAGATGCATTGATAGCTTTGATCAAGGGACCTCTCGATCACGATGTGTCTACACTTTACAAGGCATTGAACGGGCTGGGTACCGATGAAGAGGCCCTGATGGACGTTCTTCTCTGTCGTTCCAACGCCGATATCcgagccattgctgcccATTACCGTCATACCAAGGGCAAAGATCTGCTTACCGTTATCAAAGGCGACGTTAATGATACCCTTTTCCGCCTCTACAGCATGGTCCTCTCCGCAACCCGCGCCGAAGACGCAGCCCCCGTTGTGCCCGCAGACATTGACCGCAACGTCGCCGAACTGCAGCGTGCTACCGAAGGCACCATTGGCAAAAACGCCATTGCCGTCGCACAAATCTTCACCAGCGCCAACAATGCCCAGCTGCGAGCCATGAGCAACATCTACCAGCAGAAATACCACCGCAGTCTGCAGTCGGTCATTGAGAAAGAGTTTAGGGGCGACATGGAAGACGCGTTACTGTGGATGCTTACTTCTGCCACGGACGATGGCGGGAAGGCCGACGCAGACTCATTGCGGGCACCGCTACAAGAGACTCTGAAGAATAAGAGGGCCATCACGTATCGAGTGTTGAGATTGTATTGGGGTAATAGCGCGAGGCTCTATGCGGCGCAGGCGGCGTATCAACGCTTTTACCATAAAACTTtggacaaggagctggaagatTCGTTGCGTGGAGATTATGCGAACCTAATGGTCGCGTTGGTTGGAGGATGGATGTAGTAAATGTCTTTTTCGCTATTTCTATGTTGATTTTAGTCTGTAGCTCGTACCATACAATAGATTTCAGTAACATCTTGAACGTCTCTGATAAGGGATGCCGTTTTCATCGAACAACTTTCCAACTTAACGCCCCGTCTTTATCCAAGAAACACCAACCCAAAAAAGTCAATCTTCAACCCAAATCCTCAATTCGCTTCGTGTTGATCATCGCTTAATTGATGTTTTTATAAACCGGAAGAATATCGCCAGAGGATCGTTTTTCCACCTCATGGCCTCGTCACAACTGTCGCTCTCCACATGCTGCACGAGTGCACTCATAAACCTGAAACGCCAGTCACAAGTCGGGCACTTGTAGCCACCGCCAGCGTGAAGATACCACTGGGCAGAATGGCAAGCCTTTGCACAGTAGTCGATGTGTTGTAGCCTGACGCCAGACTCGCAGGCTCCTTGTTCCAAGTGCAGGATCACGGCGGATTTGGACGCAAAGCTGCCATGGCACGAATAGCATTCGGCAGTCCTGATCCAATGAACGAGGTGGTGCTATTTGCGTATGTTAGAAAGCGTTTGAGTCGTTGAGAATGACGGAGCATGCTGTCAATATTGTGGGAAAATACTTTACATTTTTCAGACCGGATGGGCAGGTGAAGCATCTGTtgcagacgcagcagctgttgTGCTCATCCGTCATATGCTCCCTGAGCTCTTCCTCCGTGTCATAGTCCAGCCAATCGCACTTGGGACACATGTTGTGACGACAGGAGTCTGCTATATGCTGGTGCCAGGCCAATCGGGTCTTGTATGACTTCTCGCAGCGGAAGCAATATCTCATATTAATTGTATGTAAATCGACTTGAATATCAAGAGAAAGGAGATTTTTTTCTGTtatcaagaaagaaaaaaaggggagggGAAGAAGCAGGATCAACAGTGATTTATATAGGTATGCAATCATCGTAGCTGACAAGGCAGTCTTGAAAATTGCCATCTTGATTTCAGTCAAAGGCATGCGCGTCCCAACTACAAACTTTGAGATGTGGTGATGTTAAATACATGTTCCCAGTATGCGCTGTTTTTCTACCCGTATATAAGAAGGTTATGTTCTAAACTTACACAAAGATATATAGTGTCTACCCCAGTACAGCCGCAAAGTAAGTGCACGTAATTAGATGGAAGTTTAAGCAAAGTGTACCTATATAAAGCCAGCTCCCCGGTAAATTAGCACATATAAAAATATCCTATACGAACAGCCGTCGGATAGACGCAAACGATATCTCTGCATAGACGTGTAAAAGCCTTAAAAAtgtaattacttatatactTGCAAATAGCTATATTACATGCCACTATCTCAAACAACCTTGTTAATCTTGCCCGTCTTGACATCAAAGATGTACCCCGAAATAGGCACGTCCAGCACTGCGGGACTCTTCTTCAGAATCTCCACATCGGTCTTGACACTCTCTTGCAGGTCCTTGATGGTCAAGAAGGCAACGTGGCTGACGTCTTCACCAGTATTCTTCTTGACGGTGTCACGGAATTCATCCTCCTTGATGATAAGCATGCCGCAGTCGGTCTATTTGACAGCGCATTAGCTAACATGTCCATCTggtacaaaaaaaaaaaaaaaaaagaagaaggtcaAAATTAAGTTGATGAGTGGAGAGGTCATACGTGGTGAATGACGACGACTTCTCGAGTTCCCAGCGCCTGCTGAGAGATGATCAAGCTTCGCAGCGCCTCAGAGGCTCGGCCTCCGGCGTTTCGATAGACGTGGGCGTGGCCCTCTTCCAGGCCGAGGAACTTGGCTGGGTCAAGACGAGCGTCCATGCAAGTCAAGACAAAgacttttctgtttttttttatggaACGTTAGTCATGTATGCGAACAATGAATGAGAGCATATATGTGAAGCATATATGTGAAGCATACCGTCCCGGGGGCATGGGCAGGTCAGCCTTGTCAAAGCTAGCTACATATTGCTGGTTGGCAACTTCAAACTCGCTGGCGACGGTCATGTTGGAGATTTATTTCGAAAGGATTTATCAAGATCTGGTATTGTTATGCTAAAGCTTAATAGAATCGGCTCAACCTCAGAGCAAATCGCTGCctctttatacttttacAAAACACTCACCCCTCTGATAGGCCACCCATCACGTTGCCCAAACTGCAcatctcagcatcatctcagCCTGCAGATACGCCCCCCACACAGCCTTTTCAAAGGACCCGAGAGCTGTCAATCACCGCAAAAGTCGCAATCCATCCACGTTGTGTCGCCATGCTGCGGGGAAATTCGCCCGTCTCTGACCAATTAGAAGCGCTGCCGTCGATGATGAAGCAAAGGTTAAACATCCTAAACAGGGCGGGGGATTGCCAAAAAACGAATCGCATCGCCAAACGCGACTCAATCTCGAGGCCGTGAGACGTTTTCTGCGACGGTCCGGGACATGAAGATGTCTAACAAGGGGACCTCTTCCCAGTTTCGGGCGTTCGGTACGGGCAGAGCCGAGGGCCCGTGGATTCGGTTCGGTGGGACAGGAggctggatggagatgattcGCAGGGCTGTCCAATGGGAGGCGCGGTTTGGGTTTTGAGGCGGTCGCAAAGTGTTGCTGGCGTGGAGGGTTGGCAACGCGGATGGATTCACAATTAATGGGACTCGGCTAGGGACAACGGGAGGGAAAGACTTGTGTCATGACGGGATTTGTATTTCAAATCTTGGAAGAATACTGCTACAGAACAGTCGGGTGGTAACGGGGATGTTGAGTCTACACCAGATATGCTTTGTAAAGCTCGTCTATAAAGAACAAAAGCAGATAAATTAGAGTTTTTAGGTAAGGCCAGCTTCGCAGAGTCCTTCCTTGCCGTAATGCTCGGGGTTGAGAAAATAGAGGCAAACTCGGGCCAGCTCTGGTTTACTAATCCCAAGGACTCAACTGGTACAAATGGATCAAGCTGTGCATATagctggcaatggcttgCCTTTTAAGAGATTCATGCCATCACTGACAAACTGCTGCTTGGAGCTGGCAAAGTTCAAAAATAATCCAAACTGCTATATTTAGCAAATCTGATTACCAGACTATTGGGATACTATCTGTCAACTTTCTACGTGTATAGCAGCCGGCCTTGCCTATAACTGACAATTCCTGGATGCCATAAAAGGCAAGGTGGAGCACGCTGACGGCATCTTTGGAATCAGCGCCACACAGAATCGCGAGCTTTCTAGTGGCTTCCGGCCCTGTTTAGGCCGGTTTAGTCCGCTGGGCGCCAGTTCCAGGCTATTGCAGCGAATTACAGCGCTTGCTGCGGGCGCTGTAATTCGCTGCAATATCCCCTGTGTTGGTAATGCTTTGTGCAATCTGACAGATGTCGACGCCGTGTATTCCAAATGCCCGTCTTTTCTGCCAAGTATATATCTGTGCCGAGACGCCCCATCTTGGATATCTCCCTTCAGTATCAACCAACAAGCATCCAACAACTACAACAACCAACAACATCCCGAATCACCACCTCTAACCGCCTCAAATCTTCTCTCCTGCAATCGCACCAACTGCGGCATCTTTTGCGGATTATTGCGGCCCGCTTTTCTCCCCACCTACGATTGCCCCTCCTCATTGCACCATCCGCCAGAGGCGATCGCCATAAAAGCCGGCTCTAGATCTTGCATAAATTCGTTAATCTTTTCAACCATCGACCGCATCGCTCTATACATATAAAGAGACCGACAAGCAAATACGcaactgcagctgctctTGCTCAGCAACTCTGAATAGCTGAATCAGCTTCATCTATCACATCTACATCTACATCAACAACACACCACCGCCAAAATGAGCGCCGACAACATCCACCACGTCGAGACCGCCGAACACTTTGACTCGCTCCTCGCCGCAAACACGTACGTCGCCGTCGACTTCTACGCCGACTGGTGCCCGCCCTGCAAGGCCATCGCGCCCATCTACAAGTCCCTCGCCGACAAGCACAGCGCCGAAAACACGCTCGCCTTTGCAAAGGTCAACGTCGACAACGTCCAGAAGATTGCCGCCCGCTACGGCATCACCGCCATGCCcaccttcctcttcttcaaggacgGCCAGCAGGTCGCCGTCAACGGCCAGGCCATGATCCAGGGCGCCGATCCCCGCAGCctgggcgctgctgctgagaagctgGGCGGGCTGGCGCAGAAGAGGCTCGAGGAGGCCCAGACGGCCACTGCTTGAGAAACAAGACGGTtttgaaagaggaggaagagaaagaatatCACCATCACTGGATTTGTCTTGGAGAAATACGAGAATAGAGGGAGGAACGCATGCATTTTACCGGGGCGCATATGAGAGCAATATCACATGGGAAAAAAGACGGCGGCTTGTCTAGCATTTTTGAGCCATACAGTTATCAATTTACAGTTCATTTCTTCTAATTATTCATTGTAATAACATATGTGATATCGGACGTGAGAGCTTGAGATGTAGAGATGCTGAGGAATAAGGATCACACCAGATCGATGTAGCACATCCCAACGATGAAGGGCATACCGACAAGTACCTATGTAAAGAAACACAATCGGCATAGTAGCTTTTATATACAATGCTCCCTCATCTCCACATCTTTATAGCTGTCCACTCTCCAAAGCAGTAAGCCATGATCGCAACTCATAATTCACCTTTCTCGCATCCTCTCTCCACGGCCAATGTCCAGCC
This portion of the Trichoderma atroviride chromosome 6, complete sequence genome encodes:
- a CDS encoding uncharacterized protein (EggNog:ENOG41) gives rise to the protein MCPKCDWLDYDTEEELREHMTDEHNSCCVCNRCFTCPSGLKNHHLVHWIRTAECYSCHGSFASKSAVILHLEQGACESGVRLQHIDYCAKACHSAQWYLHAGGGYKCPTCDWRFRFMSALVQHVESDSCDEAMRWKNDPLAIFFRFIKTSIKR